A window of Flavobacterium flavigenum contains these coding sequences:
- a CDS encoding SusC/RagA family TonB-linked outer membrane protein: MKSNYCIKPTMLQFYLMLLFSVFTMQSGFAQEQSQFVSGNVKSADDGMGIPGATVAIEGTKRATSTDFDGNFRIEAKTGDVIAISFMGFKTQRLTVGVQKTINVTLQTESAELKEVVVIGYGTQKRTTVTSAITQVNGENLAKTNTINALQGLQGQAAGLQITSTSGQPGEKLNVVIRGLGTTGGSNPLYVVDGILTGDITYLSNSDIESISVLKDAASSAIYGSQAANGVVLVTTKKGKRGSPGKITFDQYYGVQSVARKVDLLDAREYAVIINEAAVNSGKNPYFTNDEINALGKGTNWMDKMLTDNAATKNFSFGASGGSETSVYSTSLSYLGQEGIVGGKDLSNYERYNFRFNSEHKLYKDVLTLGQNLSFAYVDKNGVGVGNQYNNSLRSAFQVNPLLPMYDAAGNYYDTTKDSQPWLAGIANPYALMDYTNQNESNNQKLLGNVYLQVEPIKNLTFKTTLGLDYYVSEGHSYTPVYRLSIYANTAFDKVNQNMSKNRSITWDNLLGYKFDLAGNHHFEAIAGTSYINYAGTSVEANNADSVFNDLEHAWIDNTTNKEGAKITIKGKKEENLLMSYFGRLNYNFKETYLLNATLRADGSSKFSPGNQWSYFPSVSAGWVMSNEAFLKDSQAINFLKLRASWGQVGNQAVGNFQYLAVMKSNNTNYIFGDKEGTLTPGAYPERYSNPDLHWETSEQINLGLDARFLNNALGVTFDIYQKTNKDWLILAPVLATAGANPPFINGGDVVNKGVELSLNYQNKIGDFNYSVSANGAYNKNTVGQIPNVDGIIHGLNNELYDNSGEFYRAQNGFPLGYFWGYKTGGVFQNQEQINNYKSANGVVLQPAAAPGDIIYVNTNGDDKIDASDKTSIGNPNPDFTFGFSLSANYKAFDFSLMANGVAGNQIVQSYRNQSGAYGNYTSRILSRWHGEGSSNTIPRVTEDNRNFTQFSDLYVQDGDFLRINTVTLGFDLAKMNHSKSFFASQFRIYFSVLNLYTFTKYDGMDPEIGFGSSNDDQKFSSGVDVGYYPRPRTYMLGLNVKL, encoded by the coding sequence ATGAAAAGCAATTATTGTATTAAACCAACAATGCTCCAGTTTTATCTGATGCTGTTGTTTAGCGTGTTTACGATGCAGTCGGGATTTGCACAAGAGCAATCCCAATTTGTAAGCGGAAATGTAAAATCGGCAGATGATGGAATGGGAATTCCCGGAGCAACGGTAGCAATTGAAGGAACCAAAAGAGCAACTTCAACAGATTTTGACGGGAATTTCAGGATTGAGGCAAAAACGGGTGATGTAATAGCCATCAGCTTTATGGGGTTCAAGACTCAGCGCTTAACTGTCGGAGTACAAAAGACAATTAATGTAACCCTGCAAACAGAATCGGCTGAACTTAAGGAGGTAGTCGTTATTGGATACGGGACACAAAAAAGAACAACAGTAACAAGTGCTATTACGCAGGTAAATGGTGAAAATCTGGCTAAAACCAATACAATCAATGCACTTCAGGGACTTCAGGGACAGGCAGCCGGACTTCAGATTACTTCTACTTCAGGGCAGCCTGGGGAAAAATTGAATGTAGTTATAAGAGGTTTAGGTACTACTGGAGGAAGCAACCCGCTTTACGTAGTTGATGGTATTCTTACGGGAGATATCACATATTTAAGTAATTCTGATATTGAATCTATTTCTGTTCTTAAAGATGCTGCTTCATCAGCCATTTATGGTTCGCAAGCCGCAAACGGAGTTGTTTTGGTAACAACTAAAAAAGGAAAGAGAGGTTCTCCGGGGAAAATTACTTTTGATCAGTATTATGGAGTTCAGTCAGTAGCCAGAAAAGTGGACTTGTTAGATGCGAGAGAATATGCGGTTATTATAAATGAAGCAGCAGTAAACTCTGGTAAAAATCCGTACTTTACTAATGATGAAATAAATGCATTAGGAAAAGGTACGAACTGGATGGATAAAATGCTGACGGATAATGCAGCTACTAAAAACTTTTCATTCGGTGCTTCAGGAGGTTCTGAGACTTCAGTTTATTCTACCTCATTGTCTTACTTAGGTCAGGAAGGAATTGTTGGAGGAAAGGATTTATCGAACTATGAACGTTACAATTTCAGATTCAATTCAGAACATAAACTCTATAAAGATGTACTTACTCTGGGGCAGAATCTAAGTTTTGCTTACGTTGACAAAAATGGTGTTGGTGTGGGAAATCAGTATAATAATTCCTTAAGAAGTGCTTTTCAGGTAAATCCATTATTACCAATGTATGACGCTGCAGGTAATTATTATGATACTACAAAAGACAGCCAACCATGGCTTGCCGGTATTGCAAATCCTTATGCATTAATGGATTATACGAATCAAAATGAAAGTAATAATCAAAAATTACTCGGTAATGTTTATCTACAGGTTGAACCCATAAAAAATTTAACATTTAAGACGACTTTAGGTCTTGATTATTATGTGTCTGAAGGACATTCTTATACTCCTGTTTATAGATTATCTATTTATGCAAACACTGCTTTTGATAAAGTGAATCAAAACATGAGCAAAAACAGAAGCATTACCTGGGATAATTTACTCGGATATAAATTCGATTTAGCCGGAAATCATCATTTTGAAGCCATAGCGGGAACCTCATATATTAACTATGCAGGAACTTCTGTAGAAGCAAATAATGCAGATTCTGTTTTTAACGATCTAGAGCATGCCTGGATTGATAATACTACTAATAAAGAAGGAGCTAAAATAACCATTAAGGGTAAAAAAGAAGAAAATTTATTAATGTCTTATTTTGGGAGACTGAATTATAATTTTAAAGAAACCTATTTGTTGAACGCAACGTTAAGAGCCGATGGATCTTCAAAATTTTCTCCCGGAAACCAGTGGAGTTATTTTCCATCAGTATCTGCTGGTTGGGTAATGTCTAATGAAGCTTTTTTGAAAGATTCACAAGCTATTAATTTTCTAAAATTAAGAGCAAGCTGGGGTCAGGTTGGAAATCAGGCTGTTGGGAACTTCCAATATTTAGCTGTAATGAAATCTAACAATACAAACTATATTTTCGGAGATAAAGAAGGAACTCTTACGCCTGGGGCTTATCCGGAAAGATATTCAAATCCTGATTTGCATTGGGAGACTTCTGAACAAATAAATCTTGGTTTGGATGCCCGATTTTTAAACAATGCTTTAGGTGTTACTTTTGATATTTATCAAAAAACAAATAAAGACTGGCTGATTCTGGCACCAGTTTTGGCAACTGCCGGGGCTAATCCACCTTTTATAAATGGCGGAGATGTGGTTAACAAAGGGGTTGAGTTAAGCCTTAATTATCAAAACAAAATTGGCGATTTTAATTATAGTGTTAGTGCAAACGGTGCTTACAATAAAAATACGGTTGGTCAGATACCCAATGTTGATGGTATTATCCACGGATTGAATAATGAACTTTATGACAATTCAGGTGAATTTTACAGAGCACAAAACGGATTCCCATTGGGTTATTTCTGGGGATATAAAACCGGAGGCGTTTTTCAGAATCAGGAACAAATTAATAATTATAAATCGGCAAATGGCGTAGTGTTACAGCCTGCTGCCGCTCCCGGAGATATCATCTATGTAAATACAAACGGCGATGATAAAATAGACGCTTCAGATAAAACAAGTATCGGAAATCCTAATCCTGACTTTACATTTGGGTTCTCTTTATCAGCAAATTATAAAGCTTTTGACTTTTCATTGATGGCAAATGGTGTGGCAGGAAATCAGATAGTACAATCTTACAGAAACCAATCCGGAGCTTATGGAAATTATACTTCCAGAATATTAAGCCGCTGGCATGGTGAAGGGTCTTCGAATACAATACCAAGGGTAACAGAAGACAATAGAAACTTTACACAATTTTCAGACTTATACGTTCAGGACGGTGATTTCTTAAGAATCAATACCGTTACATTAGGGTTTGATTTAGCGAAAATGAATCATTCCAAATCATTTTTTGCAAGTCAGTTCAGGATTTACTTCTCTGTATTAAACCTTTACACTTTTACGAAATATGACGGTATGGATCCTGAAATTGGATTTGGTTCTTCAAATGATGACCAAAAGTTTTCATCAGGCGTTGATGTTGGATATTATCCAAGACCTAGGACATACATGTTGGGATTAAATGTTAAACTTTAA
- a CDS encoding NUDIX hydrolase, whose protein sequence is MAFLHSKKASKTYVGGPSDIQNPVIDGVTIDCVIFGFNKGNLEVLLAHHAEGESMGKWGLLGGWLKKEESSDDAAQRILYELTSLDNIYLEQLKAFTDPNRVPGRRVVTIGYYTLVNREDYNVKAGLTLMEATWYKINELPDLIFDHKEIMQFSLMQLRNRVRQAPIGFNLLPEKFTLLQLMHLYEEILGIELDKSNFRRKILHMKLLVALDEKQQDVSHRAAKLYKFDPEIYKKLTEKGFNFEF, encoded by the coding sequence ATGGCATTTTTACACTCAAAGAAAGCTTCTAAAACTTATGTAGGAGGACCTTCTGATATTCAAAATCCCGTAATCGACGGAGTAACGATTGACTGCGTGATATTTGGATTCAACAAGGGGAACCTCGAAGTACTTTTGGCACATCATGCTGAAGGAGAAAGCATGGGAAAATGGGGGCTTCTTGGAGGCTGGCTCAAAAAAGAAGAGAGCTCTGACGATGCAGCACAAAGAATTTTGTATGAATTAACTAGCCTGGACAATATCTATCTGGAACAGTTAAAAGCATTTACAGATCCAAACCGCGTCCCCGGAAGAAGGGTTGTAACTATTGGGTATTATACATTGGTGAATCGTGAAGATTATAATGTAAAAGCCGGACTTACCCTGATGGAAGCTACCTGGTACAAGATTAATGAACTGCCTGACCTGATTTTTGACCATAAGGAAATCATGCAATTCAGCTTAATGCAACTTCGTAACAGAGTGCGTCAGGCTCCAATCGGGTTCAATCTTTTGCCTGAGAAATTTACTTTACTGCAACTCATGCACCTCTATGAAGAAATATTGGGAATCGAACTGGACAAATCTAATTTCCGAAGAAAAATTCTGCATATGAAATTGCTCGTCGCCTTAGATGAAAAACAGCAGGACGTGTCTCACAGAGCCGCAAAACTGTACAAATTTGATCCGGAAATCTACAAAAAACTGACCGAAAAAGGATTCAATTTCGAGTTTTGA
- a CDS encoding NUDIX hydrolase, with translation MTDNLNNGIFVKNDPSVMNAITIDCVIFGFDQGSLEVLLIQHGEGISKGKWGLPGGWINKKESIDDAAHRLLNELTALDHIYLEQLKAFGNPDRFPLRRVITIGYYALIKRENYNIQPGFTASDAKWYKINQIPDLIYDHSEILTYSLKQLRERVRQAPIGFNLLPEKFTLLQLMHLYEEILGIEMDKSNFRRKILHMKLLVALDEKQQDVSHRAAKLYKFDSEIYTKLTEKGFNFEF, from the coding sequence ATGACCGACAATTTGAATAATGGCATTTTCGTAAAAAATGATCCTTCAGTGATGAATGCCATTACGATTGATTGCGTCATATTTGGTTTTGATCAGGGAAGTCTGGAAGTTCTTTTAATTCAGCACGGAGAAGGTATTAGTAAAGGAAAATGGGGACTACCCGGAGGATGGATTAATAAAAAAGAGAGTATAGATGATGCTGCACACCGGCTATTGAATGAACTTACGGCGTTAGACCACATCTATCTTGAACAGTTGAAAGCATTTGGAAATCCGGATCGATTTCCTCTCAGACGTGTTATTACAATTGGGTATTATGCCTTAATCAAAAGAGAGAATTATAATATTCAGCCCGGTTTTACGGCATCGGATGCAAAGTGGTATAAGATTAACCAGATTCCGGATCTGATTTATGATCATAGTGAAATACTGACTTATAGTCTAAAACAGCTGCGCGAAAGGGTTCGTCAGGCACCAATTGGATTTAATCTTTTACCGGAAAAATTTACATTGTTGCAATTGATGCATTTGTATGAAGAAATATTGGGAATAGAAATGGACAAATCTAATTTCAGGCGGAAAATCCTTCACATGAAATTGCTTGTAGCCCTTGACGAAAAACAGCAGGATGTTTCACACAGAGCAGCTAAGCTCTACAAATTTGATTCGGAAATTTATACAAAACTTACCGAAAAAGGATTTAATTTTGAATTTTAA